A single window of Pseudomonas marginalis DNA harbors:
- a CDS encoding AlpA family transcriptional regulator produces MLNQSFSTADAPNPKVERHIMRREEVERKTGFKRSHIYNLMKEGRFPRAKRIGQRAVGWDSLEIEQWVIEQLDQQA; encoded by the coding sequence ATGCTCAATCAATCCTTCTCTACCGCTGATGCACCTAACCCCAAGGTCGAGCGCCATATCATGCGCCGTGAAGAGGTAGAGCGAAAAACCGGTTTCAAACGGTCGCACATCTACAACCTGATGAAGGAAGGTAGATTTCCTCGAGCCAAGCGCATTGGGCAGCGGGCGGTTGGCTGGGATTCACTGGAGATAGAGCAGTGGGTCATTGAACAGTTGGACCAGCAGGCCTGA
- a CDS encoding TetR/AcrR family transcriptional regulator, which translates to MSQPSVSSPGVRGPADHDIRDQIVAAANEHFSQYGYSKTTVSDLAKAIGFSKAYIYKFFDSKQAIGEAICANCLAEIVAAVEKAINVENISSTERFRRLVRTLISKGVDLFFNDRKLYDIAAFSASESWPSSQVYDAQIKRFVLQIVRDGRESGEFERKTPLDETVDSIHFALRPFVNPLLLQYSLDFVETAPTLTSNLILRSLMP; encoded by the coding sequence ATGAGCCAGCCATCAGTCTCCTCGCCCGGCGTTCGTGGCCCAGCCGATCATGACATTCGAGATCAGATTGTCGCGGCGGCCAACGAGCATTTCAGCCAGTATGGTTACAGCAAAACCACGGTTTCCGACCTGGCCAAGGCCATCGGATTTTCCAAGGCTTACATCTACAAATTCTTTGATTCCAAGCAGGCGATTGGTGAAGCCATATGCGCGAATTGCCTGGCGGAAATTGTTGCGGCTGTTGAAAAGGCCATTAATGTCGAGAATATTTCGTCAACCGAGCGGTTTCGACGTCTGGTCAGAACCCTGATCTCCAAAGGTGTCGACCTGTTCTTCAATGACCGAAAACTCTATGATATCGCCGCATTTTCGGCGTCGGAGAGCTGGCCTAGTTCACAGGTCTACGACGCACAGATTAAACGCTTCGTATTGCAGATCGTGCGTGATGGGCGGGAGAGCGGCGAATTTGAACGCAAGACTCCATTGGACGAGACGGTAGATTCCATCCATTTTGCGTTGCGGCCTTTCGTCAACCCTTTGCTGCTGCAATACAGTCTTGACTTCGTTGAGACAGCACCCACGCTCACCTCAAACCTGATATTGCGCAGCCTCATGCCGTGA
- a CDS encoding OmpP1/FadL family transporter yields the protein MKKILLKRPLGLAVVLASSNVLASGFALNEQSISGMGSGFAGRSSSAEDATTVFGNPAGMARLKSEQVSVGGATLFAKSDISHTSSTFGGQEDGDMVPVTTVPMGYYVKPIDEHWAFGVGFYVPFGLMTDYGSGFAGRYYANKSEVTTLTFQPTVSYAFNEKVSIGFGPTINHISGELSGMVPNPLSPGRNDGKLKSTGDDTALGFNVGILVQATDRTRLGMTYHSKVSYRLDAKTKVTDGLFSVLGVSGRSYDASLEVDTPESVDMSLTHQLDDDWTLYAGSTWTRWSRFKELTSETKGLPPLLNAQLGSVTEEQNWHDTWAHAIGAAYKLNDQWVLRSGFSVDQSPTNNSDRGPRIPTGDRKVFSVGAGWTPANNFTIDVAYSYLWEESVQINHVSATRGGYSSKYKNSASGLGASVSYRF from the coding sequence ATGAAAAAAATCTTGCTCAAACGTCCACTTGGACTGGCTGTCGTGCTTGCTTCTTCTAATGTGCTGGCGAGCGGTTTTGCACTCAACGAACAAAGCATTAGCGGGATGGGCTCCGGTTTTGCTGGTCGTTCTTCTTCTGCTGAGGATGCGACCACAGTCTTCGGTAACCCGGCGGGTATGGCGCGCTTGAAAAGCGAGCAGGTCAGCGTGGGGGGCGCGACGCTGTTCGCGAAGTCCGATATAAGCCATACGAGCAGTACATTCGGTGGTCAGGAAGACGGCGACATGGTGCCGGTGACCACGGTCCCGATGGGGTATTACGTCAAGCCTATTGATGAGCATTGGGCATTCGGTGTGGGGTTCTATGTGCCGTTTGGTCTGATGACCGATTACGGCAGCGGATTTGCTGGCCGATACTATGCCAACAAAAGTGAAGTTACGACCCTTACGTTTCAGCCCACCGTCAGCTATGCCTTTAACGAAAAAGTATCGATAGGGTTTGGTCCAACCATCAACCACATCAGTGGTGAGCTGTCCGGGATGGTGCCCAATCCGCTGAGCCCCGGCCGCAATGACGGCAAACTCAAGAGCACTGGGGATGACACGGCTCTGGGTTTCAACGTCGGTATTTTGGTGCAGGCTACAGACCGGACCCGTCTGGGAATGACTTACCATTCCAAGGTCAGCTACCGCCTGGATGCCAAGACCAAGGTCACTGACGGTCTCTTTAGCGTGCTGGGGGTAAGTGGTCGCAGCTATGACGCTTCGTTGGAAGTGGATACTCCAGAGTCCGTGGACATGTCGTTGACTCATCAACTGGATGATGACTGGACCCTATACGCAGGCAGTACCTGGACGCGGTGGAGTCGCTTCAAGGAATTGACCAGCGAGACCAAAGGGTTGCCTCCTTTGTTGAATGCTCAGCTAGGTTCCGTCACTGAAGAACAGAACTGGCATGATACGTGGGCTCACGCGATCGGCGCGGCGTACAAGTTAAATGATCAGTGGGTACTTCGTTCCGGCTTCTCGGTCGATCAGTCGCCCACCAATAACTCCGATCGAGGGCCGCGCATTCCTACGGGCGACCGGAAAGTGTTCAGCGTCGGCGCGGGCTGGACCCCCGCAAACAACTTCACAATTGATGTTGCCTACTCTTATCTATGGGAAGAGAGTGTTCAGATAAATCATGTCTCTGCGACCAGGGGTGGATACAGTTCTAAGTATAAAAACAGCGCGAGCGGTCTTGGGGCCTCTGTCAGTTATCGGTTCTGA